In Zingiber officinale cultivar Zhangliang chromosome 6A, Zo_v1.1, whole genome shotgun sequence, a single genomic region encodes these proteins:
- the LOC121994670 gene encoding uncharacterized protein LOC121994670, giving the protein MDIVGPFPMATGQRKYLLVVVDYFFKWVEVEPLVRITEQMSNGQAKVANREILRILHVRLDHMGGNWVDELSSVLWEIRTTPKERTGATPFHLVYDGEAVAPVEVGVESDRIKYYDEDNAERRLLELDLVDEAHAKAAIRLMSYRQRMRQNYNRRVIPRSFQVGDFVWNKVKPVGDVTKLEAPWAGPFRIVEKLRSGAYYLEDEDRRRLEHPWSANHLQSYRAG; this is encoded by the exons atggatatcgtgggaccCTTCCCAATGGCGACGGGTCAGCGGAAGTACCTGCTTGTCGTGGTCGATTATTTCTTCAAGTGGGTTGAAGTCGAGCCACTAGTCAGGATAACCGAACAGATG AGTAATGGGCAGGCaaaagtcgccaatcgggagatatTGCGGATCCTGCATGtacggctcgaccatatgggagggaACTGGGTGGATGAACTTTCTAGCGTGCTGTGGGAAATCCGCACGACCCCCAAAGAAAGAACGGGAGCAACCCCTTTTCACTTGGTGTACGACGGTGAAGCAGTCGCCCCCGTTGAAGTTGGAGTAGAGTCCGACCGGATAAAGTACTATGacgaggacaacgccgagcggagactcTTGGAGCTGGACTTAGTGGACGAGGCACATGCTAAAGCCGCCATCCGACTGATGTCCTATCGACAAaggatgaggcagaactacaatcgaAGGGTAATCCCAAGATCATTTCAGGTTGGCGACTTTGTATGGAATaaggtaaagccggtcggcgatgttaCCAAGTTGGAAGCTCCATGGGCCGGACCCTTCAGGATCgtggaaaagctccgctcgggcgcctacTACCTAGAGGATGAGGATAGACGGCGATTAGAACatccgtggagcgcgaaccatctccagtcATATCgagccggatga